In Anaerolineae bacterium, a genomic segment contains:
- a CDS encoding 4Fe-4S binding protein produces the protein MGYEILVRPERCISCYACEVACAREHEGLSYIQVIPPGVPIFCRHCHNAPCLEVCYAGALEQKDGEVFFSREKCTGCELCLLACPFGAVKLDGKRASKCDLCFHRREERLLPACVLTCPSGAIVYSCVADFSSQRRSIAGLSWAAGYERRVK, from the coding sequence ATGGGGTATGAAATCCTGGTTCGCCCTGAACGGTGTATATCCTGTTACGCCTGCGAAGTTGCCTGTGCTCGGGAACACGAAGGCCTCAGCTACATCCAGGTGATACCGCCGGGCGTCCCGATCTTTTGTCGCCATTGCCATAATGCCCCTTGCCTTGAAGTCTGCTACGCCGGTGCCCTTGAACAGAAAGATGGTGAGGTCTTCTTTTCCCGGGAAAAATGCACCGGCTGTGAGCTTTGTCTTCTGGCCTGTCCTTTCGGAGCTGTAAAACTTGATGGGAAGCGGGCCAGTAAGTGCGACCTGTGCTTCCACCGGCGTGAAGAAAGGCTCCTGCCCGCCTGTGTCCTGACATGCCCCTCCGGAGCCATAGTTTACTCCTGTGTTGCCGATTTCTCCTCCCAGAGACGGAGCATCGCCGGTCTGAGCTGGGCGGCGGGGTACGAGAGGAGGGTGAAATGA
- a CDS encoding 4Fe-4S dicluster domain-containing protein, whose protein sequence is MRTIEVAGEKCIGCRACSTVCSPLYITLTDDGNRRTIVFPLSCEEDCDLCLKACPTGAIAFGEVPRAPLTLEFELISCARCGNPFATKEELAYVLPRISRVLGGEPAWGNFCPECRGKESASGLRGKQSLSGNP, encoded by the coding sequence ATGAGAACGATTGAAGTGGCCGGGGAAAAGTGCATAGGATGCAGGGCCTGTTCCACGGTCTGCTCACCCCTTTACATCACTTTAACCGATGACGGGAACCGCAGGACAATCGTCTTCCCGCTTTCGTGTGAAGAAGACTGTGACCTCTGCCTTAAAGCCTGCCCCACCGGAGCCATAGCATTTGGGGAAGTCCCCAGGGCTCCTTTAACCCTGGAATTTGAACTCATCTCCTGTGCCCGATGTGGCAACCCCTTCGCCACAAAAGAAGAGCTGGCCTACGTCCTGCCCAGAATTTCCAGGGTTCTCGGAGGTGAGCCAGCCTGGGGGAACTTCTGCCCGGAGTGCAGGGGGAAAGAAAGCGCTTCAGGGTTAAGGGGTAAACAAAGCCTGTCTGGAAACCCCTAA